From the Mangifera indica cultivar Alphonso chromosome 10, CATAS_Mindica_2.1, whole genome shotgun sequence genome, one window contains:
- the LOC123227701 gene encoding probable ubiquitin-conjugating enzyme E2 23 isoform X1, giving the protein MENEQCDAASGVNGPAMSALDGNGFNRDDSTTNGVVCEPSKNSKGNEVNKLSEVVRNLHSVPYIYRQDVVRSNKSGATGIVSEVAGDSDSDSSITDEEHDDDDDDDDDDEDGEEDGEDEEGNNNFKENGSASRESDTYKCGSLQADQVRVLWMDDTEPVHNIRDVTVVDRGFLHGDYVAAASDPTGQVGVVVDVNLSVDLLAPDGSFVKDVSSRNLQRVRDFTVGDHVVLGPWLGRINDVYDNVTVLFDDGSLCKVTKAEPLRLRPTLKNTIEDDGHFPYYPGQRVRAASSSVFKNSRWLSGLWRANRLEGTVTKVTAGTVFIYWIASAGYGPDSSTPPAEEQSPKNLKLLSCFTHSNWQVGDWCLLPSLAKTSPIPLDNGLSRLQLNDSVKSELDPDQIVSGRDLEEIAVEDSNENDESMDLDLVTAPDEKNETTANKVSLESSSCNHSSSVSKDTGHEPWPVHRKKIRKVVIKRDKKARKKEENFEKALLIVNTRTQVDVVWQDGTIERGVDATTLIPIDSPGDHEFVPEQYVVEKAADDGDDSCEARRVGVVKTVNAKERTACVRWLKPVSRAEDPREFDREEIVSVYELEGHNDYDYCYGDVVVRLSPVSVTVQAANGVFVEESENQIGPDEGKKDLEKHSGSKEVEDALGHEGCTDFTDLSWVGNITGLKNGDIEVTWADGMVSMVGPQAIYVVGRDDDDESIAAGSDVSDDAASWETVNDDEMDALENTQEETALHDITGMSSEAEESIENGSGRNTALSLPLAALGFVARLASGIFSRGRKNVDPVCLDARVENEFPSQEIKESCGERDSGNESSSHKSDVIDNRGLTTSHGKHELVDVEAPEFSDAVQSLGEESGKLACYMDDSFSFKRFDIAKDPLDHYFLGASEQNNNARRWLKKIQQDWSILQNNLPDGIYVRVYEDRMDLLRAVIVGAYGTPYQDGLFFFDFHLPPTYPDVPPSAYYHSGGWRINPNLYEEGNVCLSLLNTWTGRGNEVWDPASSSILQVLVSLQGLVLNSKPYFNEAGYDKQVGTAEGEKNSLAYNENTFLLNCKTMMYLMRKPPKDFEDLVKEHFRRRGYHILKACDAYMKGYLIGSLTKDASVIDNSNANSTSVGFKLMLAKIVRKLFLALNDIGADCHEFKHLQQS; this is encoded by the exons ATGGAGAATGAGCAATGTGATGCTGCATCGGGAGTTAATGGGCCTGCTATGAGTGCATTGGATGGAAATGGTTTTAATCGTGATGATTCTACTACAAATGGGGTTGTTTGTGAACCAAGCAAAAATAGCAAAGGCAATGAAGTTAACAAATTGAGTGAGGTTGTTAGGAACTTGCATAGTgtcccatatatatatagacaagaTGTTGTGAGAAGTAATAAGAGTGGTGCAACTGGGATTGTGAGCGAAGTTGCAGGTGACTCGGATTCAGATAGTAGCATAACTGATGAAGagcatgatgatgatgatgatgatgatgatgatgatgaagatgggGAGGAGGATGGGGAAGATGAGGAAGGGAATAACAACTTTAAGGAGAATGGTAGTGCAAGCAGAGAAAGTGATACTTATAAGTGTGGTTCTCTTCAAGCTGATCAAGTGCGGGTACTTTGGATGGATGACACTGAGCCGGTTCATAATATCAGGGATGTAACAGTTGTTGATAGAGGATTCTTACATGGGGATTATGTTGCTGCTGCTTCAGACCCAACTGGGCAAGTGGGTGTTGTGGTGGATGTCAATCTCTCAGTTGATTTGTTAGCTCCTGATGGATCTTTTGTAAAAGATGTCTCATCTAGAAACTTGCAACGTGTAAGGGATTTCACTGTGGGTGATCATGTTGTACTTGGTCCTTGGCTGGGTAGAATTAATGATGTATATGACAATGTGACTGTTTTGTTTGATGATGGTTCCTTGTGTAAAGTTACGAAGGCTGAGCCGCTGCGTCTCAGACCAACACTGAAAAATACCATTGAGGATGATGGACATTTTCCATACTACCCTGGACAGCGTGTAAGGGCGGCCTCTTCATCAGTTTTCAAGAATTCTAGATGGTTATCTGGTTTGTGGAGAGCTAATCGTTTGGAAGGCACTGTTACTAAAGTTACAGCGGGAACCGTATTCATTTATTGGATAGCATCTGCTGGCTATGGACCTGATTCTTCTACTCCCCCAGCTGAAGAACAGAGCCCAAAGAACCTAAAACTGCTGTCATGTTTTACTCATTCAAATTGGCAAGTAGGTGACTGGTGTCTTCTTCCATCATTGGCAAAAACATCCCCGATTCCTTTAGACAATGGCTTGTCAAGATTACAACTTAATGATTCTGTCAAAAGTGAATTAGATCCTGATCAAATCGTCAGTGGGCGTGACTTAGAAGAGATTGCAGTGGAGGATTCAAATGAGAATGATGAATCCATGGACCTTGATCTAGTAACTGCGCctgatgaaaaaaatgaaactactGCAAATAAAGTCTCTCTTGAATCTAGTTCTTGCAATCATTCATCATCAGTTTCAAAGGATACTGGGCATGAACCCTGGCCTGTTCACCGAAAAAAGATTCGTAAGGTTGTAATTAAGAGAGACAAGAAGGCTcgaaagaaagaggaaaattttgaaaaagctcTATTGATCGTCAATACCAGGACACAGGTTGATGTGGTTTGGCAGGATGGAACCATAGAACGTGGGGTAGATGCAACAACTTTGATCCCAATTGATAGTCCTGGTGATCATGAATTTGTTCCAGAACAGTATGTGGTAGAGAAGGCAGctgatgatggtgatgattcTTGTGAAGCCAGGCGTGTAGGGGTTGTAAAAACTGTTAATGCAAAGGAGCGGACAGCTTGTGTAAGGTGGTTGAAACCCGTCTCTAGGGCAGAAGATCCTCGGGAGTTTGACAGAGAGGAAATTGTAAGTGTATATGAGCTGGAGGGACATAATGATTATGATTATTGTTATGGCGATGTAGTTGTCCGATTGTCTCCAGTTTCAGTTACCGTACAAGCAGCCAATGGAGTTTTTGTTGAGGAATCAGAGAATCAAATTGGACCAGATGAGGGTAAAAAGGATTTGGAAAAGCACTCTGGGTCTAAAGAAGTAGAGGATGCATTAGGACATGAAGGCTGCACGGACTTTACAGATCTCTCTTGGGTTGGGAATATTACTGGCCTCAAGAATGGTGATATTGAAGTTACATGGGCTGATGGCATGGTTTCAATG GTTGGACCTCAAGCAATCTATGTTGTTGGCAGAGATGACGATGATGAGTCTATTGCTGCTGGGAGTGATGTAAGTGATGATGCTGCCAGTTGGGAAACAGTTAATGATGATGAGATGGATGCTCTTGAGAATACTCAAGAG GAAACTGCATTGCATGATATCACTGGCATGTCTTCTGAGGCTGAAGAGAGCATAGAGAATGGATCTGGAAGAAACACTGCTTTGTCTCTCCCCTTAGCTGCACTTGGGTTTGTTGCCCGACTGGCCAGTGGAATATTCTCCCGGGGGCGAAAAAATGTGGACCCAGTTTGTTTGGATGCCAGAGTAGAAAATGAATTTCCATCACAAGAGATTAAAGAGAGTTGTGGGGAAAGAGATTCTGGTAATGAGTCGAGTTCTCACAAATCTGATGTCATTGATAATCGCGGTTTAACAACCAGTCATGGAAAACATGAACTTGTTGATGTGGAGGCCCCAGAATTTTCTGATGCTGTACAATCTCTTGGTGAAGAATCAGGGAAGCTAGCATGTTACATGGATGACTCTTTCAGTTTCAAGCGCTTTGACATAGCGAAAGATCCTCTGGACCACTATTTTCTTGGTGCAAGTGAACAG AATAACAATGCAAGGAGGTGGCTTAAGAAGATTCAGCAGGATTGGAGCATCCTCCAGAACAACTTGCCTG ATGGGATCTATGTACGGGTTTATGAAGACCGAATGGATCTCTTAAGGGCTGTAATAGTTGGGGCATATGGAACGCCTTACCAAGATGGcctctttttctttgattttcatCTTCCTCCAACATATCCTGATGTTCCACCT TCTGCATATTATCATTCTGGTGGTTGGAGGATAAATCCAAATTTATACGAGGAAGGCAATGTGTGCCTTAGCCTTTTGAATACATGGACTGGTAGAGGAAATGAAGTATGGGATCCAGCTTCATCTAGTATCCTTCAAGTTCTAGTTTCACTCCAGGGGTTGGTGCTAAATTCTAAGCCTTATTTTAATGAAGCTGGGTATGATAAGCAAGTTGGAACAGCTGAGGGAGAGAAAAATTCTTTGGCATACAATGAGAATACTTTCTTGCTTAACTGCAAGACAATGATGTATCTTATGCGGAAACCCCCAAAG GACTTTGAAGATCTTGTTAAAGAGCATTTCAGGAGGCGTGGTTACCACATCCTGAAGGCTTGTGATGCATATATGAAAGGCTACCTAATTGGTTCTCTCACTAAAGATGCATCTGTAATCGATAACAGTAATGCAAATTCAACTTCTGTAGGTTTCAAGCTGATGTTAGCTAAAATTGTGCGAAAGCTTTTCTTAGCACTGAATGACATTGGAGCTGATTGTCATGAATTTAAGCATTTGCAACAGTCATAG
- the LOC123227701 gene encoding probable ubiquitin-conjugating enzyme E2 23 isoform X2, translating to MENEQCDAASGVNGPAMSALDGNGFNRDDSTTNGVVCEPSKNSKGNEVNKLSEVVRNLHSVPYIYRQDVVRSNKSGATGIVSEVAGDSDSDSSITDEEHDDDDDDDDDDEDGEEDGEDEEGNNNFKENGSASRESDTYKCGSLQADQVRVLWMDDTEPVHNIRDVTVVDRGFLHGDYVAAASDPTGQVGVVVDVNLSVDLLAPDGSFVKDVSSRNLQRVRDFTVGDHVVLGPWLGRINDVYDNVTVLFDDGSLCKVTKAEPLRLRPTLKNTIEDDGHFPYYPGQRVRAASSSVFKNSRWLSGLWRANRLEGTVTKVTAGTVFIYWIASAGYGPDSSTPPAEEQSPKNLKLLSCFTHSNWQVGDWCLLPSLAKTSPIPLDNGLSRLQLNDSVKSELDPDQIVSGRDLEEIAVEDSNENDESMDLDLVTAPDEKNETTANKVSLESSSCNHSSSVSKDTGHEPWPVHRKKIRKVVIKRDKKARKKEENFEKALLIVNTRTQVDVVWQDGTIERGVDATTLIPIDSPGDHEFVPEQYVVEKAADDGDDSCEARRVGVVKTVNAKERTACVRWLKPVSRAEDPREFDREEIVSVYELEGHNDYDYCYGDVVVRLSPVSVTVQAANGVFVEESENQIGPDEGKKDLEKHSGSKEVEDALGHEGCTDFTDLSWVGNITGLKNGDIEVTWADGMVSMVGPQAIYVVGRDDDDESIAAGSDETALHDITGMSSEAEESIENGSGRNTALSLPLAALGFVARLASGIFSRGRKNVDPVCLDARVENEFPSQEIKESCGERDSGNESSSHKSDVIDNRGLTTSHGKHELVDVEAPEFSDAVQSLGEESGKLACYMDDSFSFKRFDIAKDPLDHYFLGASEQNNNARRWLKKIQQDWSILQNNLPDGIYVRVYEDRMDLLRAVIVGAYGTPYQDGLFFFDFHLPPTYPDVPPSAYYHSGGWRINPNLYEEGNVCLSLLNTWTGRGNEVWDPASSSILQVLVSLQGLVLNSKPYFNEAGYDKQVGTAEGEKNSLAYNENTFLLNCKTMMYLMRKPPKDFEDLVKEHFRRRGYHILKACDAYMKGYLIGSLTKDASVIDNSNANSTSVGFKLMLAKIVRKLFLALNDIGADCHEFKHLQQS from the exons ATGGAGAATGAGCAATGTGATGCTGCATCGGGAGTTAATGGGCCTGCTATGAGTGCATTGGATGGAAATGGTTTTAATCGTGATGATTCTACTACAAATGGGGTTGTTTGTGAACCAAGCAAAAATAGCAAAGGCAATGAAGTTAACAAATTGAGTGAGGTTGTTAGGAACTTGCATAGTgtcccatatatatatagacaagaTGTTGTGAGAAGTAATAAGAGTGGTGCAACTGGGATTGTGAGCGAAGTTGCAGGTGACTCGGATTCAGATAGTAGCATAACTGATGAAGagcatgatgatgatgatgatgatgatgatgatgatgaagatgggGAGGAGGATGGGGAAGATGAGGAAGGGAATAACAACTTTAAGGAGAATGGTAGTGCAAGCAGAGAAAGTGATACTTATAAGTGTGGTTCTCTTCAAGCTGATCAAGTGCGGGTACTTTGGATGGATGACACTGAGCCGGTTCATAATATCAGGGATGTAACAGTTGTTGATAGAGGATTCTTACATGGGGATTATGTTGCTGCTGCTTCAGACCCAACTGGGCAAGTGGGTGTTGTGGTGGATGTCAATCTCTCAGTTGATTTGTTAGCTCCTGATGGATCTTTTGTAAAAGATGTCTCATCTAGAAACTTGCAACGTGTAAGGGATTTCACTGTGGGTGATCATGTTGTACTTGGTCCTTGGCTGGGTAGAATTAATGATGTATATGACAATGTGACTGTTTTGTTTGATGATGGTTCCTTGTGTAAAGTTACGAAGGCTGAGCCGCTGCGTCTCAGACCAACACTGAAAAATACCATTGAGGATGATGGACATTTTCCATACTACCCTGGACAGCGTGTAAGGGCGGCCTCTTCATCAGTTTTCAAGAATTCTAGATGGTTATCTGGTTTGTGGAGAGCTAATCGTTTGGAAGGCACTGTTACTAAAGTTACAGCGGGAACCGTATTCATTTATTGGATAGCATCTGCTGGCTATGGACCTGATTCTTCTACTCCCCCAGCTGAAGAACAGAGCCCAAAGAACCTAAAACTGCTGTCATGTTTTACTCATTCAAATTGGCAAGTAGGTGACTGGTGTCTTCTTCCATCATTGGCAAAAACATCCCCGATTCCTTTAGACAATGGCTTGTCAAGATTACAACTTAATGATTCTGTCAAAAGTGAATTAGATCCTGATCAAATCGTCAGTGGGCGTGACTTAGAAGAGATTGCAGTGGAGGATTCAAATGAGAATGATGAATCCATGGACCTTGATCTAGTAACTGCGCctgatgaaaaaaatgaaactactGCAAATAAAGTCTCTCTTGAATCTAGTTCTTGCAATCATTCATCATCAGTTTCAAAGGATACTGGGCATGAACCCTGGCCTGTTCACCGAAAAAAGATTCGTAAGGTTGTAATTAAGAGAGACAAGAAGGCTcgaaagaaagaggaaaattttgaaaaagctcTATTGATCGTCAATACCAGGACACAGGTTGATGTGGTTTGGCAGGATGGAACCATAGAACGTGGGGTAGATGCAACAACTTTGATCCCAATTGATAGTCCTGGTGATCATGAATTTGTTCCAGAACAGTATGTGGTAGAGAAGGCAGctgatgatggtgatgattcTTGTGAAGCCAGGCGTGTAGGGGTTGTAAAAACTGTTAATGCAAAGGAGCGGACAGCTTGTGTAAGGTGGTTGAAACCCGTCTCTAGGGCAGAAGATCCTCGGGAGTTTGACAGAGAGGAAATTGTAAGTGTATATGAGCTGGAGGGACATAATGATTATGATTATTGTTATGGCGATGTAGTTGTCCGATTGTCTCCAGTTTCAGTTACCGTACAAGCAGCCAATGGAGTTTTTGTTGAGGAATCAGAGAATCAAATTGGACCAGATGAGGGTAAAAAGGATTTGGAAAAGCACTCTGGGTCTAAAGAAGTAGAGGATGCATTAGGACATGAAGGCTGCACGGACTTTACAGATCTCTCTTGGGTTGGGAATATTACTGGCCTCAAGAATGGTGATATTGAAGTTACATGGGCTGATGGCATGGTTTCAATG GTTGGACCTCAAGCAATCTATGTTGTTGGCAGAGATGACGATGATGAGTCTATTGCTGCTGGGAGTGAT GAAACTGCATTGCATGATATCACTGGCATGTCTTCTGAGGCTGAAGAGAGCATAGAGAATGGATCTGGAAGAAACACTGCTTTGTCTCTCCCCTTAGCTGCACTTGGGTTTGTTGCCCGACTGGCCAGTGGAATATTCTCCCGGGGGCGAAAAAATGTGGACCCAGTTTGTTTGGATGCCAGAGTAGAAAATGAATTTCCATCACAAGAGATTAAAGAGAGTTGTGGGGAAAGAGATTCTGGTAATGAGTCGAGTTCTCACAAATCTGATGTCATTGATAATCGCGGTTTAACAACCAGTCATGGAAAACATGAACTTGTTGATGTGGAGGCCCCAGAATTTTCTGATGCTGTACAATCTCTTGGTGAAGAATCAGGGAAGCTAGCATGTTACATGGATGACTCTTTCAGTTTCAAGCGCTTTGACATAGCGAAAGATCCTCTGGACCACTATTTTCTTGGTGCAAGTGAACAG AATAACAATGCAAGGAGGTGGCTTAAGAAGATTCAGCAGGATTGGAGCATCCTCCAGAACAACTTGCCTG ATGGGATCTATGTACGGGTTTATGAAGACCGAATGGATCTCTTAAGGGCTGTAATAGTTGGGGCATATGGAACGCCTTACCAAGATGGcctctttttctttgattttcatCTTCCTCCAACATATCCTGATGTTCCACCT TCTGCATATTATCATTCTGGTGGTTGGAGGATAAATCCAAATTTATACGAGGAAGGCAATGTGTGCCTTAGCCTTTTGAATACATGGACTGGTAGAGGAAATGAAGTATGGGATCCAGCTTCATCTAGTATCCTTCAAGTTCTAGTTTCACTCCAGGGGTTGGTGCTAAATTCTAAGCCTTATTTTAATGAAGCTGGGTATGATAAGCAAGTTGGAACAGCTGAGGGAGAGAAAAATTCTTTGGCATACAATGAGAATACTTTCTTGCTTAACTGCAAGACAATGATGTATCTTATGCGGAAACCCCCAAAG GACTTTGAAGATCTTGTTAAAGAGCATTTCAGGAGGCGTGGTTACCACATCCTGAAGGCTTGTGATGCATATATGAAAGGCTACCTAATTGGTTCTCTCACTAAAGATGCATCTGTAATCGATAACAGTAATGCAAATTCAACTTCTGTAGGTTTCAAGCTGATGTTAGCTAAAATTGTGCGAAAGCTTTTCTTAGCACTGAATGACATTGGAGCTGATTGTCATGAATTTAAGCATTTGCAACAGTCATAG